A window of Jannaschia sp. M317 contains these coding sequences:
- a CDS encoding lytic transglycosylase domain-containing protein — translation MLRVLIPLCLLLAACSSAPDPVETPVVPAVALYPGETPRVRALVNKWADHYDLPRSLVHRVIQRESDYRPAARNGPYWGLMQILPATARNMGMQGTPSQLLEADKALKYSVRYLRGAWMVADGDEHEAMMWYARGYYYEAKRKGLLQETGLRGELWQRVDRGEAEIPPIDEAGNLLPPVPACTPATGLARVLGDDTCT, via the coding sequence ATGCTTCGAGTCCTGATACCGCTTTGCCTGCTGCTGGCTGCCTGTTCTTCTGCCCCCGACCCCGTCGAGACGCCCGTGGTGCCCGCCGTGGCCCTGTACCCCGGTGAGACACCGCGCGTGCGTGCGTTGGTCAACAAGTGGGCCGATCATTACGACCTGCCCCGCAGCCTGGTGCATCGCGTCATTCAGCGCGAAAGCGATTACCGCCCGGCTGCGCGCAACGGTCCATATTGGGGCCTGATGCAGATCCTGCCCGCCACCGCCCGCAACATGGGGATGCAGGGGACCCCGTCGCAGTTGTTGGAGGCGGACAAGGCCCTGAAATACTCGGTTCGCTACCTGCGCGGGGCCTGGATGGTCGCGGACGGGGATGAGCACGAGGCGATGATGTGGTACGCGCGCGGCTATTATTACGAGGCCAAGCGCAAGGGTCTGCTGCAGGAAACCGGGTTGCGCGGTGAGCTGTGGCAGCGCGTCGACCGGGGCGAAGCGGAAATCCCGCCGATCGACGAGGCTGGCAACCTGCTCCCTCCGGTGCCTGCCTGCACCCCCGCGACCGGGCTGGCCCGCGTTCTGGGTGACGACACCTGCACCTGA
- a CDS encoding lysophospholipid acyltransferase family protein: MLLIVSVFPLRVRRAIVGRVAERAVRLLPPLRNRVMSNLALIWPQMPEADRRALAAQAARNAGRTLTGIWFNADLAKEAAQLTPEGPGLATLRAARAEGRGAIIVSGHFGQWEAIRHVLKREGLETGALYRPNNNPYYEPIFRAGIELGGAPIIPKGAPGMRVMLKHLKAGGFVALLADQYVTDGPFIDFLGEPAATSLSPAELALRYKVPLVPAFAPWEDGAPRIVFEDAIAPSDPLTMMTDFNMRLGSWVARHPSQWHWLHQRWKYYDHNAEARQAALHR, encoded by the coding sequence ATGCTCCTGATCGTTTCGGTCTTTCCGTTGCGGGTGCGCCGCGCAATCGTGGGCCGGGTTGCGGAACGGGCCGTGCGTCTGCTGCCGCCGCTGCGGAACCGGGTGATGTCGAACCTGGCCCTGATCTGGCCCCAGATGCCGGAGGCCGATCGTCGGGCGCTTGCCGCGCAGGCCGCGCGAAACGCGGGCCGCACCCTGACCGGGATCTGGTTCAACGCCGACCTGGCAAAGGAAGCAGCGCAGCTGACGCCCGAAGGCCCCGGCCTCGCCACCTTGCGCGCGGCCCGCGCCGAGGGGCGCGGCGCGATCATCGTCTCGGGCCATTTCGGCCAGTGGGAAGCAATCCGCCACGTCCTGAAACGCGAGGGGCTGGAGACGGGCGCGCTCTACCGACCCAACAACAACCCCTATTACGAGCCGATCTTTCGCGCGGGGATCGAACTGGGCGGTGCCCCGATCATCCCCAAGGGCGCGCCGGGAATGCGGGTGATGCTGAAGCATCTGAAGGCGGGCGGCTTTGTCGCGCTGCTGGCCGATCAATATGTGACCGACGGCCCCTTCATCGACTTTCTGGGCGAACCTGCGGCGACCTCCCTGTCGCCTGCCGAACTGGCGCTGCGCTACAAGGTGCCGCTGGTGCCCGCCTTTGCCCCTTGGGAAGATGGCGCGCCGCGCATCGTCTTCGAAGACGCCATCGCACCGTCGGACCCTTTGACCATGATGACGGACTTCAACATGCGGCTGGGGTCGTGGGTCGCCCGCCATCCGTCGCAATGGCACTGGCTGCACCAGCGCTGGAAGTATTACGACCATAACGCAGAGGCGCGGCAGGCTGCGCTCCACCGGTGA
- a CDS encoding L-serine ammonia-lyase, whose product MFLSIFDIFKPGIGPSSSHTMGPMVAAARFLDALRGGAEPEPGAGPAARLEATLHGSLAFTGKGHATDRAVRLGLLGYAPATVDIDAAEAALVTLSRTRMVTPDGLPEMAFDPEAGVVFDYDVTLPGHANGMVLRAFDAAGNLHMEETYYSVGGGFVVTTAELTSPPDLHAAKAAEGFPYPFGTAVEMLEMGAANALTIAQMKWRNEAVGTPERELGARVDAIWEAMDGCIDRGLAMDGVLPGGLSVKRRARAIHEQLKAEAGMNLAQPHVVNDWLSVYAMAVNEENAAGGKVVTSPTNGAAGVVPAVIRYYRDHCVGATPEGIRTFLLTAAAVGGLIKHNASISGAEVGCQGEVGSASAMAAAGFCAALGGTNAQIENAAEIALEHHLGMTCDPAGGLVQVPCIERNGLGAIKAVSAASLSLRGDGTHFMPLDNCIEAMRQTGRDMSEKYKETSQGGLAVNLPEC is encoded by the coding sequence ATGTTTCTGAGCATCTTCGATATCTTCAAGCCGGGCATCGGACCGTCGTCGTCCCACACCATGGGTCCGATGGTCGCCGCGGCTCGGTTTCTGGACGCGCTGCGCGGCGGCGCAGAGCCAGAACCGGGGGCCGGTCCCGCCGCCCGGCTGGAGGCGACGCTGCACGGGTCGCTGGCCTTTACCGGCAAGGGCCACGCCACCGACCGCGCGGTACGCCTGGGCCTGTTGGGCTATGCGCCCGCGACCGTCGACATCGACGCGGCCGAGGCGGCACTGGTCACGCTGTCGCGGACCAGGATGGTGACCCCCGATGGCCTGCCCGAGATGGCCTTCGACCCGGAGGCGGGCGTGGTGTTCGACTATGACGTCACGCTGCCTGGCCATGCCAACGGCATGGTTCTGCGCGCCTTCGACGCCGCCGGGAACCTCCACATGGAGGAGACGTATTATTCCGTCGGCGGCGGCTTTGTCGTCACCACCGCCGAGCTGACCAGCCCCCCGGACCTGCACGCAGCGAAAGCGGCCGAGGGCTTCCCTTACCCTTTCGGCACTGCCGTGGAGATGTTGGAAATGGGCGCGGCCAATGCCCTGACCATCGCCCAGATGAAGTGGCGCAACGAGGCGGTAGGCACGCCGGAGCGGGAGCTGGGCGCCAGGGTCGACGCCATCTGGGAGGCGATGGACGGTTGCATCGACCGGGGTCTTGCCATGGACGGCGTCCTGCCCGGCGGCCTGTCGGTGAAACGCCGCGCGCGCGCGATCCACGAACAACTGAAGGCAGAGGCCGGGATGAACCTGGCGCAACCGCATGTGGTGAACGACTGGCTGTCGGTCTACGCCATGGCCGTCAACGAAGAAAACGCGGCGGGCGGCAAGGTCGTGACGTCGCCCACCAACGGGGCCGCGGGCGTGGTGCCTGCCGTGATCCGCTATTACCGCGACCATTGCGTCGGTGCCACGCCAGAAGGCATCCGCACCTTTCTTCTGACGGCCGCCGCCGTGGGTGGATTGATCAAGCACAACGCCTCCATTTCCGGTGCCGAAGTCGGCTGTCAGGGAGAGGTCGGGTCGGCCTCGGCCATGGCCGCCGCCGGATTCTGCGCGGCGCTGGGCGGGACCAATGCGCAGATAGAAAATGCCGCCGAAATCGCGCTGGAACACCATCTGGGCATGACCTGCGACCCGGCGGGGGGGCTGGTGCAGGTGCCCTGTATCGAGCGTAACGGCCTGGGCGCGATCAAGGCGGTCTCGGCAGCATCTTTGTCACTGCGCGGCGACGGCACGCATTTCATGCCCTTGGACAATTGCATCGAAGCCATGCGCCAGACCGGCCGCGACATGTCCGAGAAATACAAGGAAACCTCTCAGGGGGGGCTGGCGGTCAATCTGCCCGAGTGCTGA
- a CDS encoding LacI family DNA-binding transcriptional regulator: MRDSSKRPLTLRDVSEASGVSEMTVSRVLRNRGDVSAKTRAKVLEAARMLGYVPNKIAGALASNRVNLVAVIVPSLANLVFPEVLAGISDVLDKTELQPVIGATNYDPVKEEKTLFEMLSWRPSGVIIAGLEHSDATRAMLANSGVPVIEVMDVDGDPIDAAVGISHWRAGFEVGQEIAARGYRRVGVLGTKMDGDHRARKRIEGLERALSEAGISVVDSMAYSGWSGFAKGREMTAQMLDRAPDVDFLFYTNDLTGAGGLLYCLDKGLDVGGALGLAGFNAFDLLNGLPRQLATVDSRRREVGEMAARIITGEHVFEGDDRRVELTPTFLPGDTMRPKPA; encoded by the coding sequence ATGCGCGACAGCTCGAAACGGCCCCTGACCCTGCGCGACGTTTCCGAAGCGTCCGGGGTGAGTGAGATGACTGTCAGCCGGGTTCTGAGAAACCGGGGCGATGTGTCTGCCAAGACCCGTGCCAAGGTGCTGGAGGCGGCGCGCATGCTGGGTTACGTGCCCAACAAGATCGCCGGGGCGCTGGCTTCCAACCGCGTGAATCTTGTGGCCGTGATCGTACCCAGTCTGGCCAACCTGGTCTTCCCGGAAGTTCTGGCCGGAATCTCCGACGTGCTCGACAAGACGGAGCTTCAGCCCGTTATCGGTGCCACGAATTACGATCCCGTCAAGGAAGAGAAGACGCTGTTCGAGATGCTGTCCTGGCGGCCATCGGGCGTGATCATTGCCGGGCTGGAACACAGCGATGCAACGCGTGCGATGCTGGCGAATTCCGGCGTGCCGGTGATCGAGGTGATGGACGTGGACGGCGACCCGATCGACGCAGCCGTCGGGATCAGCCACTGGCGCGCGGGGTTCGAGGTCGGGCAAGAGATCGCGGCCCGCGGATACCGCCGGGTCGGGGTTCTCGGCACCAAGATGGATGGCGACCACCGGGCCCGAAAGCGGATCGAGGGGTTGGAACGTGCGCTGAGCGAGGCGGGCATCTCGGTCGTCGATTCCATGGCCTATTCCGGCTGGTCCGGTTTCGCCAAGGGGCGCGAGATGACGGCCCAGATGCTGGACCGTGCGCCGGATGTGGACTTCCTGTTCTATACCAATGACCTGACCGGGGCGGGCGGCCTGCTTTATTGTCTCGACAAGGGGCTGGATGTCGGCGGCGCGCTGGGTCTGGCGGGCTTCAATGCCTTCGATCTTCTCAATGGCTTGCCGCGCCAATTGGCGACGGTGGACAGCCGACGACGCGAAGTCGGAGAGATGGCGGCCCGGATCATCACCGGCGAACATGTCTTTGAAGGCGACGACCGGCGTGTCGAGCTGACACCCACGTTCCTTCCCGGCGACACGATGCGCCCAAAGCCCGCCTGA
- a CDS encoding GMC family oxidoreductase produces the protein MEADFIVVGAGSAGCVVANRLSADPTVKVVLLEAGPPDRNPWIHIPVGYFKTMHNPTVDWCYRTEPDPGLNGRAIDWPRGKVLGGSSSLNGLLYVRGQAEDYDRWAQMGNRGWAWDDVLPLFKRAEANERGADEFHGEDGPLAVSNMRIQRPICDAWVAAAQAAGYPFNPDYNGATQEGVGYFQLTTKNGRRCSAAVAYLKPARNRQNLSIITNALVQRVNLDGKRATGVTYRDKSGAEKTIKARREVILSGGAINSPQILMLSGIGDPDHLRENGIEPLHALPAVGRNMQDHLQARLVYKCNEPTLNDEVRSLPNQARIALKYALFRSGPMTMAASLATGFMKTRPDVATPDIQFHVQPWSADSPGEGVHPFSAFTMSVCQLRPESRGELRLDGPDARSKIKIHPNYLSTEGDCATIVEGVKIARRIAQHAPLSSKISEEFRPTSALDLDDDAGTLDWARNNSVSIYHPTGTCKMGSDGGSVVDDQLRVHGIAGLRVADCSIMPEIVSGNTNAPAIMIGEKVSDLIRASAGKALASA, from the coding sequence ATTGAAGCGGATTTTATCGTCGTGGGCGCGGGGTCAGCGGGCTGCGTGGTGGCGAACCGGTTGAGTGCAGATCCTACGGTCAAGGTTGTCTTGCTGGAGGCGGGGCCACCTGACCGGAACCCCTGGATTCACATCCCCGTCGGCTATTTCAAGACGATGCATAACCCGACGGTCGACTGGTGCTATCGCACGGAACCCGATCCCGGTCTGAACGGGCGCGCGATCGACTGGCCACGCGGCAAGGTTCTGGGGGGATCCTCGTCGCTCAACGGGCTGCTCTATGTGCGCGGCCAGGCCGAGGACTACGATCGTTGGGCCCAGATGGGGAATCGCGGCTGGGCTTGGGACGATGTTCTGCCGCTGTTCAAACGCGCCGAAGCCAACGAGCGCGGCGCGGACGAATTTCACGGGGAAGATGGGCCTCTGGCCGTGTCTAACATGCGGATTCAACGGCCGATTTGTGATGCTTGGGTCGCTGCGGCACAGGCGGCTGGATACCCGTTCAATCCCGACTACAACGGGGCCACCCAGGAGGGGGTGGGCTATTTCCAGCTGACCACCAAGAACGGGCGCCGGTGCAGCGCGGCGGTCGCTTATCTGAAGCCAGCTCGCAATCGCCAGAACCTGTCGATCATCACCAACGCCCTGGTGCAGCGCGTGAATCTGGACGGCAAACGCGCCACCGGCGTCACCTACCGCGACAAGAGCGGGGCCGAGAAAACCATCAAGGCACGGCGCGAAGTCATCCTGTCGGGGGGGGCGATCAACTCGCCCCAGATCCTGATGCTGTCGGGCATCGGCGACCCGGATCACCTGCGCGAGAACGGAATCGAGCCGCTGCATGCCCTGCCCGCCGTGGGGCGCAACATGCAGGACCACCTGCAGGCGCGGCTGGTCTACAAATGCAACGAACCGACGTTGAACGATGAGGTGCGCAGCCTGCCGAATCAGGCGCGAATCGCGCTGAAATACGCGTTGTTCCGGTCCGGTCCTATGACCATGGCGGCCAGCCTGGCGACGGGTTTCATGAAAACCCGCCCCGATGTGGCGACCCCGGACATTCAGTTCCACGTGCAGCCCTGGTCGGCGGACAGCCCCGGCGAAGGGGTTCACCCCTTCTCGGCGTTCACCATGTCCGTCTGTCAGCTACGCCCCGAAAGCCGCGGTGAGCTGCGCCTGGATGGGCCGGATGCCCGGTCCAAGATCAAGATCCACCCGAACTATCTGTCGACCGAGGGTGACTGTGCCACCATCGTCGAGGGGGTCAAGATCGCACGCCGCATCGCGCAGCACGCCCCCCTGTCCAGCAAGATCTCCGAGGAGTTCCGACCGACGTCCGCCTTGGACCTGGACGACGATGCGGGCACATTGGACTGGGCGCGCAACAACAGCGTGTCGATCTATCACCCGACGGGGACCTGCAAGATGGGATCCGACGGCGGATCTGTCGTCGACGATCAACTACGGGTGCACGGCATTGCCGGGCTGCGGGTGGCAGATTGCTCGATCATGCCGGAAATCGTGTCTGGCAACACCAATGCCCCGGCAATCATGATCGGCGAGAAGGTCTCTGACCTGATCCGGGCCTCTGCGGGCAAGGCGCTTGCATCAGCCTGA
- a CDS encoding TRAP transporter substrate-binding protein, whose amino-acid sequence MGVSDKLSRISRRDLFRVAGTYGMSSTLLAAGAFGGAMSLGNLAKAAESTYERRFAKEPKHTLKFGASGFNARNLLIERAGALEFARDLEARTQGEIRVEFIGDNQICGQLSCVEKAQQGIIDIYAASTQNSAGGAPYLNVLDYAYMFPSRAAQYHFLYSPESQRILRDPFEKRHGLKFLFSHCELRGIQLGLGWEDRPTVTKVEELFGTKNRVTGTQLGRIAMQALNLNPVPVAWEETLDGLKQGLIDGAETWASAVAYANMSPVVSQSVDLKFFCGTEHTAMSASIFDGMDGELQDAIMESAYWTQAHIQAANEVALIRTVGHSDPMFPDTIFAQNNVRNAFLADDQIKIAEEMCSPEFQPQLWEEWRERINGWAGGIDTYQEIYDIAREIPKDMLPENVEPRRWWQS is encoded by the coding sequence ATGGGAGTGAGTGATAAGTTGAGCCGGATCTCCCGGCGAGATTTGTTCAGGGTTGCAGGGACTTATGGTATGTCCTCGACCCTCTTGGCAGCAGGTGCCTTTGGCGGGGCGATGAGCCTTGGCAACTTGGCGAAAGCCGCCGAATCCACCTACGAGCGGCGCTTTGCCAAGGAACCGAAGCACACGCTGAAATTCGGTGCCTCCGGATTCAACGCCCGCAACCTGCTGATCGAGCGCGCTGGCGCGCTGGAATTTGCACGTGACCTGGAGGCGCGCACCCAAGGGGAAATCCGCGTCGAATTCATCGGTGACAACCAGATCTGCGGGCAGCTGTCCTGCGTCGAAAAGGCCCAACAGGGCATAATCGACATCTATGCTGCCTCGACCCAGAACTCGGCAGGCGGCGCGCCTTACCTGAACGTGCTGGACTACGCCTACATGTTCCCCAGCCGGGCGGCGCAGTATCACTTCCTCTACAGCCCCGAAAGCCAGCGCATCCTGCGTGACCCGTTCGAAAAGCGGCATGGCCTGAAATTCCTGTTCAGCCACTGCGAATTGCGCGGCATCCAACTGGGCCTGGGCTGGGAAGATCGCCCGACCGTCACCAAGGTCGAGGAACTGTTCGGCACAAAGAACCGCGTCACGGGCACCCAGCTGGGTCGCATCGCGATGCAGGCGCTGAACCTCAACCCGGTGCCGGTTGCCTGGGAAGAAACCCTCGACGGTCTCAAGCAGGGCCTGATCGACGGGGCGGAGACCTGGGCCTCGGCCGTGGCTTACGCCAACATGTCGCCGGTGGTCAGCCAGTCGGTCGACCTGAAGTTCTTCTGCGGCACCGAGCATACCGCCATGTCCGCGTCGATCTTCGACGGCATGGACGGCGAATTGCAGGACGCCATCATGGAGAGCGCCTACTGGACCCAGGCCCACATCCAGGCCGCCAACGAAGTCGCGCTGATCCGGACCGTCGGTCATTCCGACCCGATGTTCCCGGACACGATCTTTGCGCAGAACAACGTGCGCAACGCCTTCCTGGCGGACGATCAGATCAAGATCGCCGAAGAGATGTGTTCGCCCGAGTTCCAGCCGCAGCTCTGGGAAGAGTGGCGCGAGCGGATCAACGGCTGGGCCGGTGGCATCGACACCTACCAGGAAATCTACGACATCGCGCGCGAGATCCCCAAGGATATGCTGCCCGAGAACGTAGAGCCGCGCCGCTGGTGGCAGAGCTGA
- a CDS encoding TRAP transporter small permease, translated as MSVIADIGAIFSAFATQDSFEIRNALRSEAAWYVGTLIGLAGGLGIMMIYRSVPLLDRYLERTVMVFSYLAIAFIIFWGVVDRFIFSNQQPWSTTIPPLLFMIMAWFGATYNVRLRTHLSFSEFRTAMPRPLQMACLTLDAVLWFVFAIIVIVTTTRLTALSASNFQIVLGTDNTMQWWFLLTAPVAFILMCGRVFENLFEDLENYRTGEPLIRQAVIGEDA; from the coding sequence ATGTCAGTCATTGCTGATATCGGCGCAATTTTCAGCGCATTTGCGACACAGGACTCTTTCGAGATCCGCAACGCGCTGCGGTCCGAAGCGGCTTGGTATGTCGGCACGCTCATCGGGCTGGCCGGCGGACTGGGCATCATGATGATCTATCGCAGCGTGCCGCTGCTCGACCGATATCTGGAACGGACGGTGATGGTTTTCAGCTATCTGGCCATCGCCTTCATCATTTTCTGGGGCGTCGTCGACCGCTTTATCTTTTCCAACCAACAGCCCTGGTCGACCACGATCCCGCCGCTGCTGTTCATGATCATGGCCTGGTTCGGCGCGACCTATAACGTCCGCCTGCGCACGCATCTGTCGTTTTCGGAATTCCGTACCGCCATGCCGCGCCCCCTGCAGATGGCCTGCCTGACGCTGGACGCCGTGCTCTGGTTCGTCTTCGCGATTATCGTGATCGTCACGACGACACGGCTGACGGCACTGTCGGCGTCGAACTTCCAGATCGTTCTGGGAACCGACAACACGATGCAGTGGTGGTTCCTGCTGACTGCGCCCGTGGCCTTCATCCTGATGTGCGGGCGGGTGTTCGAAAACTTGTTCGAAGACCTCGAAAACTATCGCACTGGCGAGCCTTTGATCCGCCAGGCCGTCATCGGGGAGGACGCATAA
- a CDS encoding TRAP transporter large permease, translating to MDVSFWVTTISIGVTLLFMLGVPVLLVIAYWVIGCSFVLGLTLDNMGAELLNVFNKGFALLAMPLFILTGDLINQSGIARRLSDFAYSCLGWLRGGLAMAALGACGLFAAISGSNSATTATIGSMLHPEMVKGGYDERFSAATAAAGGTVGIIIPPSIIFIVYGFLMNLPISDLFVAGILPGTLMVVGMQLACWIICRLNGWGFLIPLQLNRVLKTAFGAWLGFFAIGLVLWGIYTGKFSPTEAAGVTVAFCVFAGVGSWLICKIFRVRTDKEWHEKSYLEMLVVEGFTVPQIPGIVMRSAQITGILAPLIAISVVMQQILSLLGAQQVIGDFVTSMGGYYAVLFTAMVIVFFSGMVLESLPVTIILAPILAPIAASVGIDPIHFSVIFLVGASIGFITPPYGLNLYVASGVTGVPYFRLLRYTVPYLVALISVWLIVALVPDIALFLLPDR from the coding sequence ATGGACGTCTCATTCTGGGTCACCACGATTTCTATCGGGGTCACGCTGCTGTTCATGCTGGGCGTGCCGGTCCTGCTGGTGATCGCCTATTGGGTGATCGGCTGTTCCTTCGTGCTTGGCCTCACGCTCGACAACATGGGTGCAGAGCTTTTGAACGTGTTCAACAAGGGCTTTGCCCTGTTAGCCATGCCGCTGTTCATCCTGACCGGAGACCTGATCAACCAGTCGGGCATCGCCCGAAGGCTATCGGACTTTGCCTATTCCTGCCTTGGCTGGCTGCGCGGCGGTCTGGCGATGGCGGCCCTGGGGGCCTGCGGGTTGTTCGCGGCCATTTCGGGTTCCAACTCGGCCACGACGGCAACCATCGGTTCGATGTTGCACCCCGAAATGGTCAAGGGCGGCTACGACGAACGCTTCTCGGCGGCCACTGCGGCGGCGGGCGGCACGGTGGGGATCATCATCCCGCCGTCGATCATCTTCATCGTCTACGGGTTCCTGATGAACCTGCCGATCTCGGACCTGTTCGTCGCGGGCATCCTGCCGGGCACCTTGATGGTGGTCGGCATGCAGCTGGCCTGCTGGATCATCTGCCGCCTGAACGGCTGGGGTTTCCTGATCCCGCTGCAACTGAACCGCGTGCTCAAGACCGCCTTTGGCGCCTGGCTCGGCTTCTTTGCCATCGGCCTGGTCCTCTGGGGGATCTACACGGGCAAGTTTTCGCCCACCGAAGCGGCGGGCGTGACCGTGGCGTTCTGTGTGTTCGCAGGGGTCGGCAGCTGGCTGATCTGCAAGATCTTCCGCGTTCGCACGGACAAGGAATGGCACGAGAAATCCTACCTGGAGATGCTGGTCGTCGAAGGTTTCACCGTGCCGCAGATCCCGGGGATCGTCATGCGCTCGGCGCAGATCACGGGCATCCTGGCCCCGCTGATCGCCATCTCGGTGGTGATGCAGCAGATCCTGTCGTTGCTGGGGGCACAGCAGGTGATCGGCGATTTCGTGACCTCCATGGGCGGCTACTACGCGGTGCTGTTCACGGCGATGGTGATCGTCTTCTTCTCGGGCATGGTTCTGGAATCCCTGCCAGTGACGATCATCCTGGCCCCAATCCTGGCACCCATCGCGGCCAGCGTGGGGATCGATCCGATCCACTTCTCGGTGATCTTCCTGGTGGGGGCCTCGATCGGCTTCATCACGCCGCCTTACGGGTTGAACCTCTATGTGGCCTCGGGTGTGACAGGCGTTCCGTACTTCCGCCTGCTGCGCTATACGGTACCCTATCTGGTGGCTCTGATCAGCGTCTGGCTGATTGTGGCTCTGGTGCCTGATATCGCCTTGTTCCTGTTGCCGGATCGGTAA
- a CDS encoding IclR family transcriptional regulator has protein sequence MPEDQSSQGADQIPTNLRLLILLEETVRAGVPVSPRTLVEHLGLPKATIHRLLATAEAEGFLQRDVDGRSYGPGQRLRMLAANTLSSQRIRTDRLAIMKALADEIGETCNLATPGRYGMVYLDRVETHWPLRIQLPAGTQVPFHCTASGKMYLSSLRPDRLNRLLTSGPLQPQTSRTNTDPVSLAEELSLTRRRGYSTDTEEFMDDMVAIAVPIEDNLGRLLSTLSVHAPKQRQSLVQLERSLDRIRQAADNLASLVSPVTEDDDLRS, from the coding sequence ATGCCTGAAGATCAATCATCCCAAGGCGCGGATCAGATCCCGACCAATCTGAGGTTGCTGATCCTTCTGGAGGAGACCGTGCGCGCAGGCGTCCCGGTCTCCCCCAGGACGCTGGTGGAACACCTTGGCCTGCCCAAGGCGACGATCCACCGGCTGCTGGCCACGGCCGAGGCAGAAGGCTTTCTGCAACGCGACGTGGATGGAAGATCCTACGGCCCCGGTCAGCGTCTTCGGATGCTGGCCGCAAACACTCTCTCTTCCCAACGTATTCGAACCGACCGGCTGGCCATCATGAAGGCCCTCGCCGACGAAATCGGCGAGACCTGCAACCTTGCTACACCGGGTCGCTACGGCATGGTCTACCTGGATCGGGTCGAAACCCATTGGCCCCTGCGCATCCAACTCCCTGCCGGCACCCAGGTCCCGTTCCACTGCACCGCCAGCGGCAAGATGTATCTGTCCTCGCTGCGCCCGGACCGGTTGAACCGCCTGCTGACCTCCGGCCCGTTGCAGCCACAGACCTCGCGCACGAACACCGATCCGGTTTCCTTGGCCGAAGAACTCTCGCTCACGCGGCGGCGTGGGTATTCCACCGACACCGAAGAGTTCATGGACGACATGGTCGCCATCGCCGTCCCGATCGAGGATAACCTGGGCCGGCTCCTGTCCACGCTGTCGGTCCATGCGCCTAAGCAACGGCAGTCACTGGTTCAGCTGGAACGGTCACTCGACAGAATCCGTCAGGCCGCCGACAACCTTGCCAGCCTCGTCAGTCCCGTCACCGAAGACGACGATCTGCGATCCTAG
- a CDS encoding TAXI family TRAP transporter solute-binding subunit encodes MTRWIGAVFGLFLGVLPGLAAAQEAQSFRIATAGTAGVYFPVGTIVAAAISAPPGSRPCADGGACGVPGLTATAISTNGSVSNVEALAAGQIESAFVQSDVATWAWTGTGIWAPRAPVEELRAIANLYPESIHVVVSADSGIDTLAGLKGARVSLDEPGSGTLVEAEFILQAVGLSVTDMEAQYLKTVDAANAMRAGTLDAFFFVGGYPARAISELAAEIDIRILPFDEDATEMILVEHEFLTYDLIPGGTYAGQPDDVWTIGVNAQWITTMDQPAELIYAVTAALWNETSRQLLDGGHQKAALVQRETALDAIGLPLHPGAERFYEESGFFD; translated from the coding sequence ATGACGCGATGGATCGGGGCCGTTTTCGGGCTGTTTCTAGGGGTGCTTCCGGGTCTGGCGGCCGCGCAGGAGGCGCAGTCGTTCCGGATCGCCACGGCAGGTACGGCCGGGGTCTATTTTCCGGTGGGCACCATCGTGGCCGCCGCGATTTCCGCGCCCCCCGGGTCGCGCCCCTGTGCCGACGGCGGGGCCTGTGGTGTGCCGGGGCTGACCGCGACCGCGATTTCGACCAATGGATCCGTGTCCAACGTAGAGGCCCTGGCCGCGGGTCAGATCGAAAGCGCCTTTGTGCAATCGGACGTGGCCACCTGGGCCTGGACCGGCACCGGCATCTGGGCCCCCCGTGCCCCGGTCGAGGAGCTGCGGGCGATTGCGAACCTTTATCCGGAATCCATCCATGTGGTTGTCAGCGCCGACAGCGGTATCGACACCCTGGCCGGTCTGAAGGGGGCGCGGGTGTCATTGGACGAACCGGGGTCAGGCACCCTGGTCGAGGCGGAATTCATCCTGCAGGCCGTCGGCCTGTCGGTCACGGACATGGAGGCGCAGTATCTGAAGACGGTCGATGCCGCCAACGCGATGCGCGCGGGCACCTTGGATGCGTTCTTCTTTGTCGGCGGCTATCCCGCCCGCGCCATCAGCGAACTGGCCGCAGAGATCGACATCCGCATCCTGCCCTTCGACGAGGATGCGACCGAGATGATCCTGGTCGAGCATGAATTCCTGACCTACGACCTGATACCGGGTGGCACCTATGCGGGTCAGCCAGACGACGTCTGGACCATCGGCGTCAACGCCCAGTGGATCACCACGATGGACCAACCCGCAGAGCTGATCTACGCGGTGACCGCCGCGCTTTGGAACGAGACCAGCCGACAGCTTCTCGATGGTGGTCATCAAAAGGCTGCATTGGTCCAGCGGGAAACCGCGCTCGACGCGATCGGGCTGCCGCTGCATCCCGGGGCAGAGCGGTTCTACGAGGAGTCCGGGTTCTTCGACTAG